One genomic segment of Candidatus Methanoperedens sp. includes these proteins:
- a CDS encoding bifunctional N(6)-L-threonylcarbamoyladenine synthase/serine/threonine protein kinase: MSISILGLEGTAWNLSAAIVDENDVIAETTATYMPEAGGIHPREAAQHHSNHIGEVVGETLKKGGRTVSAVAFSQGPGLGPCLRTVATAARALSLSLGVPLIGVNHCIAHIEVGRWKTPAKDPVTLYVSGANSQVLAYRAGRYRVFGETLDIGVGNALDKFARSAGLRHPGGPKVEDFAKKATRYIPLPYTVKGMDFSFSGLTTAAQESLKNSKLPDVCYSFQETVFAMLVEVTERAVAHTGKTEVLLAGGVGANSRLREMLKIMCEDRGIEFYVPEKRYMGDNGAMIAYLGLLMFRAGYRTGISESAVNPNYRPDDAEVGWR; encoded by the coding sequence ATGTCCATTTCAATATTAGGCCTGGAAGGAACAGCATGGAACCTGAGCGCCGCGATCGTTGACGAGAACGATGTCATAGCGGAGACCACGGCCACTTACATGCCTGAGGCCGGAGGGATACATCCCCGTGAGGCCGCGCAGCATCATTCAAACCATATCGGAGAAGTGGTAGGTGAAACCTTAAAAAAAGGCGGAAGGACTGTCAGCGCAGTGGCTTTTTCGCAGGGGCCGGGTCTAGGGCCATGTCTTCGCACAGTTGCCACAGCAGCAAGGGCGCTTTCATTGTCTCTTGGTGTGCCCCTCATAGGGGTCAATCATTGTATTGCCCACATCGAGGTGGGAAGATGGAAAACACCTGCTAAGGACCCTGTCACGCTATATGTGAGCGGTGCGAATTCCCAGGTGCTGGCATACAGGGCAGGACGCTACAGGGTTTTTGGCGAAACACTCGATATCGGGGTAGGCAATGCCCTTGACAAATTCGCAAGATCGGCAGGGCTCAGGCATCCCGGCGGTCCGAAAGTGGAGGATTTCGCTAAAAAGGCAACGCGTTATATCCCGCTACCCTACACAGTAAAAGGAATGGATTTCTCCTTTTCGGGTCTGACCACAGCTGCACAGGAGTCTTTAAAAAACTCAAAGTTGCCCGATGTGTGCTATTCCTTCCAGGAGACGGTCTTTGCCATGCTCGTGGAGGTGACAGAACGCGCCGTCGCTCACACGGGAAAAACTGAAGTGCTTCTGGCAGGCGGGGTGGGCGCGAACTCACGCCTTCGAGAGATGCTTAAAATAATGTGTGAGGACCGGGGTATAGAGTTCTATGTGCCTGAAAAGCGGTACATGGGTGACAATGGAGCCATGATAGCTTACCTCGGCCTTTTAATGTTCAGGGCGGGGTATAGAACCGGGATTTCCGAATCCGCCGTCAACCCGAATTACAGACCCGATGATGCGGAGGTCGGATGGCGGTGA
- the fabG gene encoding 3-oxoacyl-ACP reductase FabG, translating into MRLENKVAVITGAGSGIGKETALLFAKEGAKVVVADMNERAGEETVEEIKKNGEGFFVKLDVSNREQARQMVKITLEKYGKIDVLINNAGIVQDAFLSKMTEEQWDKVINVNLKGVFNCTQAVVEVMMNQGNGVIINTSSIVGLNGNVGQVNYAATKAGLIGMTKTLAKELGKKGIRVNAVAPGFITTPMTSNVPEKILEMMKEKTPLRRLGVAKDVAYAYLYLASDEANFINGAVLCVDGGLVI; encoded by the coding sequence ATGAGACTTGAAAACAAAGTTGCAGTTATTACAGGAGCGGGAAGCGGTATTGGTAAAGAGACTGCGCTCCTGTTCGCAAAAGAAGGAGCCAAAGTTGTTGTAGCCGATATGAATGAAAGGGCTGGCGAGGAGACAGTAGAAGAGATCAAGAAAAATGGAGAGGGATTTTTTGTTAAATTAGATGTATCCAACAGGGAACAAGCAAGACAGATGGTTAAAATCACTCTTGAAAAATATGGTAAAATAGACGTTTTGATAAATAATGCAGGCATTGTTCAGGATGCCTTTTTATCAAAAATGACTGAGGAACAGTGGGATAAGGTTATCAACGTCAATCTTAAAGGAGTTTTTAACTGCACCCAGGCTGTGGTTGAAGTCATGATGAACCAGGGGAATGGTGTAATTATCAATACATCATCGATCGTAGGACTCAACGGCAATGTCGGCCAGGTCAATTATGCTGCAACAAAAGCCGGTCTGATAGGCATGACAAAGACCCTGGCAAAGGAACTCGGTAAAAAAGGGATACGGGTCAATGCTGTGGCGCCTGGGTTTATTACGACTCCTATGACCTCAAACGTACCTGAAAAAATCCTTGAAATGATGAAAGAAAAAACTCCATTGCGCAGGCTGGGAGTAGCAAAGGATGTTGCCTATGCATATTTGTATCTGGCTTCGGATGAGGCAAACTTTATTAATGGGGCAGTGCTTTGTGTGGATGGCGGATTAGTAATTTAA
- a CDS encoding Kae1-associated kinase Bud32, producing MAVIASGAEAVINLEENTIIKTRIEKRYRLKEIDENIRRERTRTEARLISEARRCGVPTPIIKDVSDFEIRMEYIDGTALKNIITPGLSELTGELIGRLHSCGIVHGDLTTSNLLFRNGKLFLIDFGLASLDKSVEARGVDVHVFFQTLESTHENDEELIAAFKKGYSRTFENAEKIIERVEEIEARGRYA from the coding sequence ATGGCGGTGATCGCAAGCGGGGCTGAGGCCGTAATAAATCTGGAAGAAAATACCATAATCAAGACACGGATAGAGAAACGGTACAGGTTGAAGGAAATAGATGAAAATATCCGGAGAGAGCGTACAAGAACGGAAGCAAGGCTTATTTCTGAAGCGCGAAGATGCGGTGTCCCGACGCCGATAATTAAGGACGTTTCTGATTTTGAAATAAGAATGGAATATATCGACGGGACTGCACTGAAAAATATAATAACACCAGGTCTCAGTGAACTGACAGGAGAACTTATCGGGCGGTTGCATTCCTGCGGCATTGTTCACGGCGACCTTACCACATCTAACTTATTATTCCGGAATGGAAAATTGTTCCTTATAGACTTCGGCCTTGCGTCTCTGGACAAGAGTGTGGAGGCGAGGGGGGTGGATGTCCACGTATTTTTCCAGACACTGGAGAGCACCCATGAGAATGATGAGGAACTGATTGCTGCTTTTAAGAAAGGTTATTCAAGAACCTTTGAAAATGCAGAAAAAATCATCGAAAGAGTAGAAGAGATTGAAGCCCGGGGAAGATATGCCTGA
- a CDS encoding beta-ketoacyl-ACP reductase, with translation MGKKAGLEGKVALVTGGSRGIGQAIALRLAEDGADVAINYQATKEQAEKLSKLIDQMGMMDEFDRLSLKIDLMETKENAKEVSELIDSMGKHSIICQANVNDFEQVNRMRDEVVKQFGRIDILVNNAGIVRDKSFVKMTPQMWTEVLSVNLDGAFYCTKAVIEGMLERKYGRIVNISSVIGRMGNRGQANYAASKAGLIALSQTLAKEFAGKGITVNAVAPGFIETDMLKSVPTEIMGKILAEIPLGRLGKPSEVAGAVAYLVSEDGDYITGQVIDINGGLYI, from the coding sequence ATGGGAAAGAAAGCAGGACTGGAAGGTAAAGTCGCTTTGGTCACAGGAGGATCAAGGGGGATAGGTCAGGCGATCGCCTTGCGTCTGGCTGAAGACGGCGCGGACGTTGCAATTAATTATCAGGCAACTAAAGAGCAAGCTGAGAAGTTATCAAAGCTCATAGACCAGATGGGCATGATGGACGAATTTGATAGATTATCCCTGAAGATAGACCTGATGGAGACAAAGGAGAACGCGAAGGAAGTATCAGAGTTAATAGATTCTATGGGCAAGCATTCTATCATATGCCAGGCAAACGTCAATGACTTTGAGCAGGTGAACAGGATGCGGGATGAGGTGGTAAAGCAGTTCGGCAGAATAGATATACTGGTCAATAACGCAGGAATAGTAAGGGATAAATCGTTTGTAAAAATGACTCCCCAGATGTGGACAGAAGTATTATCTGTTAACCTGGACGGTGCTTTCTACTGCACCAAAGCGGTTATAGAGGGTATGCTGGAGAGGAAGTATGGCAGGATCGTGAATATCTCCTCAGTTATTGGGAGGATGGGCAACCGTGGACAGGCGAACTATGCAGCTTCGAAGGCAGGATTGATAGCTCTATCGCAAACGCTGGCAAAAGAATTTGCAGGCAAGGGTATAACCGTGAACGCTGTTGCGCCTGGATTCATAGAAACGGATATGCTAAAATCGGTTCCCACAGAAATAATGGGGAAAATCCTGGCAGAGATACCCCTGGGAAGACTCGGGAAGCCATCCGAGGTGGCAGGTGCGGTGGCATACCTGGTCTCCGAAGATGGGGATTACATAACAGGTCAGGTCATTGATATAAATGGGGGTCTTTACATCTGA
- a CDS encoding molybdopterin biosynthesis protein, translating into MIVKVQKEFRKLITMDEARNIIRHLGIQPRIMQVDIENASGRVLAEDSVSPVDVPPFSRASMDGYAVHASDTYEAREDRSVQLKLTGSIPAGINSDVHVGTGEAAEISTGAVMPSGADAVVMVEYTIIDTDLLVLRPVSINENVMHAGVDIMAGERVLEKGTSLGAREIGVLAATGRKDVRVYGLNVGIISTGNELAEPGRELEAGEIYDINSFSIASAVRECGGTPARYGIVGDDETEMKEVLEKAAGNCDIILTSGSTSAGCGDIMYRIIEENGTVLAHGIDIKPGKPAIIGKVFGKTIFGLPGYPASSLIIFNEFVAPLIRKLTGKKKEQISVTAKLAIRVRSEGRSQLLPVGLVRGRAYPIEKGSGAITTLSEADGFIEIPLDAEMISAGESVEVTLFGEPETPDLLFVGSNCIGLDTLSDISKLKIRVINAGSSGGLNAIRNGIADIAGVHLLDESGEYNLPFLKKFGIENAVLIKGYLREQGLIVRNESNIWRFGDIINVRMINRNTGSGTRVMTDMKLKEIAEQKGLSLEELTGSIQGYHMEAKTHSAVAASVKLGKADAGIGIRAAAEHNDLKFIKIADEEYDFVIPMNLLDSREIQIFLKALRSEEFKEKLPSGLSTYDRTGEIVRP; encoded by the coding sequence ATGATTGTGAAAGTGCAAAAAGAATTCAGAAAACTCATCACAATGGATGAAGCAAGAAACATAATCCGGCACCTCGGTATCCAGCCACGCATAATGCAGGTGGATATTGAAAATGCATCCGGGCGTGTCCTCGCTGAGGATTCGGTTTCTCCTGTGGATGTCCCTCCCTTCAGCAGAGCCTCAATGGATGGATATGCGGTTCATGCTTCTGATACCTACGAGGCGCGTGAAGATAGGTCTGTGCAACTCAAACTCACGGGTTCGATCCCGGCAGGTATAAATTCCGATGTCCACGTAGGTACGGGAGAAGCTGCCGAGATATCGACAGGCGCGGTCATGCCCTCAGGCGCCGACGCCGTGGTTATGGTAGAGTACACTATTATTGATACAGACCTGCTCGTACTTCGTCCCGTTTCCATCAATGAAAATGTAATGCACGCAGGGGTAGATATCATGGCTGGTGAAAGGGTACTGGAAAAGGGAACTTCACTTGGTGCCAGGGAGATAGGTGTCCTTGCTGCTACAGGGAGGAAAGATGTCCGGGTATATGGCCTGAACGTGGGTATTATTTCCACGGGGAATGAGCTTGCGGAACCGGGAAGAGAACTCGAGGCAGGAGAGATATACGATATTAACTCATTTTCTATCGCCTCGGCCGTTAGGGAGTGCGGCGGGACTCCTGCGCGCTACGGCATAGTCGGTGACGATGAGACTGAAATGAAAGAAGTCCTTGAAAAAGCTGCCGGGAACTGTGATATCATCCTTACGTCGGGGAGCACATCTGCAGGCTGCGGAGATATCATGTACAGGATAATTGAGGAGAACGGGACTGTACTTGCCCACGGGATCGATATCAAACCCGGAAAACCAGCGATCATCGGAAAAGTATTCGGCAAAACGATTTTCGGCCTCCCTGGATATCCGGCATCTTCACTTATCATTTTTAATGAGTTCGTGGCACCGCTTATCAGGAAATTGACAGGGAAAAAGAAGGAACAAATCAGTGTAACGGCAAAACTTGCAATACGCGTCCGCAGCGAGGGACGAAGCCAGCTCCTTCCGGTCGGTCTGGTAAGAGGAAGGGCATACCCGATCGAGAAAGGTTCCGGTGCCATAACCACACTTTCCGAAGCTGATGGATTTATTGAGATACCGCTTGATGCAGAGATGATAAGTGCGGGTGAAAGTGTGGAGGTCACCTTATTTGGGGAACCTGAAACGCCGGATTTGCTTTTCGTGGGGAGCAATTGCATCGGGCTGGATACTCTTTCTGATATTTCGAAATTAAAAATACGCGTGATAAACGCGGGTTCTTCGGGCGGATTGAATGCGATCAGGAACGGTATTGCCGATATTGCGGGGGTGCATTTGCTTGATGAATCGGGGGAGTATAATCTGCCTTTCCTGAAAAAGTTCGGTATAGAGAATGCAGTATTGATAAAAGGCTATCTGAGGGAACAGGGTCTGATAGTTAGAAATGAAAGCAATATCTGGAGATTTGGGGATATCATCAATGTCAGGATGATAAACAGGAACACAGGTTCCGGAACAAGGGTTATGACCGATATGAAATTAAAGGAAATAGCAGAACAAAAAGGGTTGTCTCTTGAGGAACTCACGGGCAGCATACAGGGCTACCATATGGAGGCGAAAACACACAGCGCCGTTGCAGCATCGGTGAAGCTTGGAAAGGCTGATGCCGGAATCGGGATCCGCGCGGCAGCAGAGCACAACGATCTTAAATTCATCAAAATCGCAGATGAAGAATATGATTTCGTGATTCCGATGAACCTGCTGGATAGCAGGGAGATACAGATCTTTTTGAAAGCTCTGCGCTCTGAAGAGTTTAAAGAAAAACTGCCATCGGGGCTTAGTACATACGACAGGACAGGGGAAATCGTCCGGCCCTGA
- a CDS encoding serine protein kinase RIO: protein MVSDKKLSRMDVIVDEFRMRIKDSSQRAAFSDVFDDATLMALYELSKKGFIDAFGGSVSTGKESNIFHAISKKDDISEVAVKIYMITTANFNAMKDYILGDPRFAGIRHSKKDIIFAWAKKEFKNLKRAEEAGVRVPKPYVTKRNILLMEFIGKDGIAMPQLKDVDITQEEMQHIFDRTVEYMKLLYSKAELIHADLSEYNILVDMNTLEPVIIDMGQSVTKDHFNADMFLRRDVTNIARFFRKFDITVNEEEMISAIKEDKK from the coding sequence ATGGTCAGTGACAAGAAGCTCAGCCGAATGGATGTCATCGTCGATGAATTCCGGATGCGGATCAAAGATTCCAGCCAGAGGGCCGCGTTTAGTGATGTTTTTGATGATGCAACTCTGATGGCGCTGTATGAGCTTTCCAAGAAAGGTTTCATTGATGCATTTGGGGGTTCTGTAAGTACGGGAAAGGAATCAAATATTTTTCATGCGATCTCAAAAAAGGATGACATTTCTGAAGTAGCCGTGAAGATATATATGATCACCACTGCGAATTTCAATGCAATGAAGGATTATATTTTGGGGGATCCGCGTTTTGCAGGTATCAGACACTCAAAAAAAGATATCATCTTTGCGTGGGCAAAGAAGGAATTCAAAAATCTCAAACGGGCTGAAGAAGCAGGAGTAAGGGTTCCAAAGCCATATGTTACCAAAAGGAACATCCTGCTGATGGAATTTATTGGAAAAGATGGCATCGCGATGCCGCAATTGAAAGACGTGGATATAACCCAGGAAGAGATGCAGCATATTTTCGACAGGACCGTTGAATATATGAAACTGTTGTATTCCAAAGCAGAGCTCATTCATGCCGACCTGAGCGAATACAATATACTGGTTGACATGAATACTCTTGAACCCGTTATAATCGACATGGGGCAATCGGTAACTAAGGACCATTTTAATGCAGATATGTTTCTGCGGCGCGATGTGACCAATATCGCCAGATTCTTCAGGAAATTCGATATTACTGTGAATGAAGAAGAGATGATTTCAGCTATAAAGGAGGATAAGAAATGA
- a CDS encoding KH domain-containing protein, translating to MTDHIKIPLERVAVLVGPKGGTKELIEEKSTAALNIDSQSGDVEISNAKDPIKGLRASEVVHAIARGFSPEKALRLFDDDLLIFESIDLSNIARTEKDLQRLKGRIIGKAGKTREVFETLTNARISVYGKTICLIGYPEQNAVARAGIDMLLEGSTHGPVYKFLEKKKSELKKVELGF from the coding sequence ATGACAGACCATATTAAGATCCCGCTTGAGAGAGTTGCGGTTCTAGTCGGGCCAAAAGGCGGAACAAAAGAGCTTATTGAAGAAAAATCGACTGCTGCCCTCAATATAGACAGCCAGAGCGGGGATGTTGAAATATCGAATGCCAAAGACCCTATAAAAGGATTGCGAGCCAGCGAGGTAGTACATGCGATAGCAAGGGGCTTCAGTCCCGAAAAAGCTCTTCGTCTATTTGATGATGATCTTCTGATATTTGAAAGCATAGACCTGTCCAATATCGCCAGGACTGAAAAAGATCTTCAACGTTTGAAAGGAAGGATCATAGGAAAAGCTGGCAAGACCCGCGAGGTTTTTGAGACGCTTACCAATGCGCGTATTTCCGTTTACGGAAAGACCATATGCCTGATCGGGTATCCGGAACAGAATGCTGTGGCGCGGGCGGGTATCGATATGCTTCTGGAAGGATCAACGCATGGGCCGGTTTACAAGTTCCTTGAGAAAAAGAAAAGTGAGTTGAAAAAAGTTGAGCTCGGGTTTTGA
- the phaC gene encoding class III poly(R)-hydroxyalkanoic acid synthase subunit PhaC: MNGLNLIGDYEKFKCGMELFLKPPEFSVGTTPSKIIYSEDKMKLIHYIPAVEKPHQVPILIVYALVNRYYILDLQPDKSVIKKLLEEGFDVYVIDWGYPSGADRYLTLDDYVNGYINNAVEKIIELSRQDKITLLGVCQGGTLSVMYAAQHPEKVKNLVTLVAPVDFDTDKGMLHLWAKSLDVDKIVDYYGIVPGDFLNVGFLLTDPFRLMIDKYVGLFERIECEPGDKEGELRNEEIVRNFLRMEKWIFDSPDQAGETFRQFMKDCYQKNLLIKNEMKLNGTKINLKNITMPLLNVMAEFDHLVPNDASKPLSNAVSSTDKETLVFPTGHIGIFVGSKSQKEVCPRIAAWLKPRSLFNGKGEEKIESGNEEKPELAKEKTLEQNRRKRKSKVNKK; this comes from the coding sequence ATGAACGGACTTAATTTAATAGGAGATTATGAGAAATTCAAATGTGGAATGGAATTATTCCTGAAACCACCCGAATTTTCGGTTGGAACAACGCCATCGAAGATCATTTATTCCGAAGATAAGATGAAACTTATCCATTATATCCCAGCTGTTGAAAAACCACATCAAGTTCCAATACTCATAGTGTATGCACTCGTGAACCGGTACTACATTCTGGATCTCCAACCAGATAAGAGTGTGATAAAGAAGCTTTTGGAAGAAGGTTTTGATGTTTATGTCATTGACTGGGGATATCCATCGGGTGCAGACAGATACCTCACACTCGACGATTATGTGAACGGTTATATAAATAATGCTGTGGAAAAGATCATAGAGCTTTCCAGGCAGGATAAGATTACGCTGCTGGGAGTATGTCAGGGTGGGACTCTTTCTGTGATGTATGCCGCACAGCATCCTGAAAAAGTAAAAAATCTGGTTACTTTAGTGGCTCCTGTGGACTTTGATACTGATAAAGGGATGCTTCATCTCTGGGCAAAAAGCTTAGACGTGGATAAAATCGTGGACTACTACGGAATAGTGCCCGGGGATTTCCTGAATGTCGGATTCCTGCTCACAGACCCATTCAGGCTTATGATCGATAAGTATGTAGGTCTGTTCGAACGGATCGAATGCGAACCTGGAGATAAAGAAGGCGAGCTTCGAAATGAAGAGATTGTCAGGAATTTCCTTAGAATGGAGAAATGGATATTCGACAGTCCCGACCAGGCGGGGGAAACCTTCAGGCAGTTCATGAAAGACTGCTACCAGAAAAACCTTCTCATCAAGAATGAGATGAAGCTCAATGGTACGAAGATCAATTTGAAAAATATTACCATGCCTTTGCTTAATGTCATGGCAGAATTCGACCACCTCGTTCCTAACGATGCAAGTAAGCCGTTGTCAAATGCGGTATCGAGTACAGATAAAGAGACTCTGGTCTTCCCGACCGGTCATATAGGAATATTTGTGGGCTCAAAATCCCAGAAAGAGGTCTGTCCCAGGATCGCAGCGTGGTTGAAGCCCAGGTCTCTTTTCAATGGAAAAGGAGAAGAAAAGATTGAATCAGGAAACGAAGAGAAGCCTGAATTAGCCAAGGAAAAGACGCTTGAACAAAATAGAAGGAAGCGTAAATCAAAGGTGAACAAAAAATGA
- the eif1A gene encoding translation initiation factor eIF-1A: MKERAKGGPRPEEEFTRVRIPQKGANEVLGIVESLLGANKIRVRCMDGVVRLARIPGKIKKRIWIREGDVVIVVPWSFQNEKADIAWKYSGPQVNWLERKGFLKS; the protein is encoded by the coding sequence CTGAAAGAGCGAGCAAAGGGTGGCCCCAGGCCCGAGGAAGAATTCACAAGGGTTCGCATTCCACAAAAAGGCGCAAACGAGGTGCTTGGAATTGTAGAAAGCCTGCTCGGAGCAAACAAGATAAGAGTGAGGTGCATGGATGGGGTAGTAAGGCTTGCTCGCATTCCCGGTAAAATCAAGAAACGCATATGGATAAGGGAAGGGGATGTTGTTATCGTTGTTCCATGGTCTTTCCAGAACGAAAAAGCAGATATCGCGTGGAAATACAGCGGACCTCAGGTAAACTGGCTTGAACGTAAGGGATTTTTGAAAAGTTAA
- a CDS encoding acetyl-CoA C-acetyltransferase, whose product MNNVVIVSATRTAVGKFGGSLKDFTPGQLGSVVLKDALKRGNVESNDVDEVILGNVLSAGHGQNVARQAAIWAGIPKEVPSFCVNKVCGSGLKSVVLGAQAIMLGDADVVLAGGMESMSTAPYALKKNRWGAKMGNDEVVDLMIHDGLWDIFNNYHMGVTAENVAEKYNVTRDDQDEFSAKSQNKAEAAIKAGKFKDEIVPIAVPQPKGEPVLFDTDEFPRFGTTKETLAKLKPAFKKDGTVTAGNASGINDGAAAVLLMSEEKAKDKGLVPLASIKSYGLCGVPPELMGLGPICATKRAIERAGIAAGKLDVLELNEAFASQSIAVSRELGLNPDRVNVNGGAIALGHPIGASGTRILVTLLHELARRKGTYGLATLCIGGGQGIAMVVKR is encoded by the coding sequence ATGAATAATGTAGTTATTGTGTCGGCAACAAGAACTGCAGTGGGGAAATTCGGGGGAAGTTTGAAGGATTTCACCCCCGGACAACTTGGCTCGGTAGTGTTGAAAGATGCCCTTAAAAGGGGTAATGTTGAATCAAATGACGTTGATGAGGTAATCCTGGGAAATGTTCTTTCAGCAGGTCATGGCCAGAACGTGGCAAGACAGGCTGCGATCTGGGCGGGGATTCCAAAAGAGGTCCCTTCCTTTTGCGTTAATAAAGTGTGCGGCTCGGGCTTGAAATCGGTTGTTCTAGGTGCTCAAGCCATCATGCTGGGTGATGCGGATGTCGTCCTTGCAGGCGGCATGGAGTCCATGTCAACAGCCCCGTACGCGTTGAAAAAAAACCGGTGGGGAGCGAAGATGGGGAACGATGAAGTCGTGGATTTGATGATACATGATGGATTATGGGATATTTTCAACAATTATCATATGGGTGTAACAGCGGAGAACGTAGCAGAAAAATATAATGTTACACGGGACGACCAGGATGAATTCTCGGCAAAAAGCCAGAATAAGGCAGAAGCTGCAATCAAGGCTGGTAAGTTTAAAGATGAGATAGTCCCGATAGCAGTTCCCCAGCCAAAAGGCGAGCCCGTTCTCTTTGATACAGATGAATTCCCCAGGTTCGGCACAACAAAAGAGACACTTGCAAAGCTAAAACCAGCATTTAAAAAGGATGGGACAGTAACTGCGGGCAATGCTTCAGGAATTAACGATGGAGCTGCTGCGGTTCTTCTTATGTCTGAAGAAAAGGCAAAAGACAAAGGGCTTGTGCCCCTGGCATCCATCAAAAGCTATGGATTATGTGGAGTTCCTCCTGAACTGATGGGTCTTGGTCCTATTTGTGCGACCAAGAGAGCCATAGAACGTGCTGGTATTGCTGCAGGCAAACTGGACGTGCTAGAACTCAATGAAGCCTTTGCATCACAGAGTATAGCAGTTAGCAGGGAACTGGGATTGAATCCTGACAGGGTTAATGTTAACGGCGGCGCTATAGCCCTCGGGCATCCCATAGGAGCCAGCGGCACAAGGATACTGGTCACACTCCTGCACGAATTAGCAAGAAGGAAAGGCACCTACGGCCTTGCAACCCTCTGTATTGGAGGAGGGCAGGGTATCGCCATGGTGGTAAAGAGATAG
- the fae gene encoding formaldehyde-activating enzyme, whose product MTNLAKRITKSLIGEALAGSGPEIAHIDLVIGPKGGAVETAFMNSLAMPRYGHTPLLAVLEPNLQPKPATLMVNKVTIRKASQAILMFGPAQAAIAKAVMDSVEEGIINKSEAEDILIIVSVFIEWDAQDKDKVYKFNYEATKLAIKRAMQGEPTVEEALSKKEKAKHPFA is encoded by the coding sequence GTGACTAATTTGGCAAAAAGAATTACTAAGAGTCTAATTGGTGAAGCCCTTGCAGGTTCAGGTCCCGAGATCGCTCATATCGACCTCGTGATAGGACCCAAGGGCGGTGCAGTAGAAACAGCTTTCATGAATTCGCTTGCAATGCCTCGATACGGGCATACGCCTCTCCTGGCAGTGCTTGAACCCAACCTTCAGCCGAAGCCGGCAACGCTGATGGTCAATAAGGTAACGATCAGGAAAGCCTCGCAGGCAATACTCATGTTCGGTCCAGCTCAGGCCGCCATTGCTAAGGCTGTGATGGATTCCGTGGAGGAAGGAATTATCAATAAAAGCGAGGCTGAGGACATTCTCATTATCGTTTCGGTATTCATCGAGTGGGATGCGCAGGATAAGGACAAGGTTTACAAGTTTAACTACGAGGCCACGAAACTTGCTATAAAAAGAGCGATGCAAGGAGAGCCAACAGTCGAGGAAGCGCTCTCGAAGAAGGAAAAGGCGAAGCATCCGTTCGCGTAG